A region from the Arvicanthis niloticus isolate mArvNil1 chromosome 29, mArvNil1.pat.X, whole genome shotgun sequence genome encodes:
- the Arrdc3 gene encoding arrestin domain-containing protein 3 isoform X1 — protein sequence MVLGKVKSLTISFDCLNDSNVPVYSSGDTVSGRVNLEVTGEIRVKSLKIHARGHAKVRWTESRNAGSNTAYTQNYTEEVEYFNHKDILIGHERDDDNSEEGFNTIHSGRHEYAFSFELPQTPLATSFEGRHGSVRYWVKAELHRPWLLPVKLKKEFTVFEHIDINTPSLLSPQAGTKEKTLCCWFCTSGPISLSAKIERKGYTPGESIQIFAEIENCSSRMVVPKAAIYQTQAFYAKGKMKEVKQLVANLRGESLSSGKTETWNGKLLKIPPVSPSILDCSIIRVEYSLMVYVDIPGAMDLLLSLPLVIGTIPLHPFGSRTSSVSSQCSMNMNWLGLSLPERPEAPPSYAEVVTEEQRRNNLAPVSACDDFERALQGPLFAYIQEFRFLPPPLYSEIDPNPDQSSEDRPSCPSR from the exons atggtgctggggaaggtaAAGAGTTTGACAATAAGCTTTGACTGTCTTAATGACAGTAATGTCCCCGTGTATTCTAGCGGGGACACTGTCTCAGGAAGGGTAAATTTAGAAGTTACTGGGGAAATCAGAGTAAAATCTCTTAAAATTCATGCAAGAGGACATGCGAAAGTACGCTGGACTGAATCAAGAAACGCCGGCTCCAATACTGCCTATACACAGAATTACACTGAAGAAGTAGAATATTTCAACCATAAAGACATCTTAATTGGGCACGAAAGAG atgaTGATAATTCTGAAGAAGGCTTCAACACTATTCATTCAGGAAGGCATGAATATGCATTTAGCTTCGAGCTTCCACAGAC ACCACTTGCTACCTCATTTGAAGGCCGACATGGCAGTGTGCGCTATTGGGTGAAAGCCGAGTTGCATAGGCCTTGGCTTCTACCAGTAAAATTAAAGAAGGAATTTACAGTCTTTGAGCACATAGATATCAACACTCCTTCATTACTG TCACCCCAAGCAGGCACAAAAGAAAAGACACTCTGTTGCTGGTTCTGCACCTCAGGCCCAATATCCTTAAGTGCCAAGATTGAGAGGAAGGGCTATACCCCAG GTGAATCAATACAGATATTTGCTGAGATTGAGAACTGCTCTTCCCGAATGGTAGTGCCAAAGGCAGCCATTTACCAAACACAGGCCTTCTATGCCAAAGGGAAAATGAAGGAAGTAAAACAGCTTGTAGCGAACTTACGTGGGGAGTCCTTGTcatctgggaagacagagacGTGGAATGGCAAACTGCTCAAAATCCCCCCAGTTTCACCCTCCATCCTTGACTGTAGTATAATCCGCGTGGAGTATTCACTAATG GTATACGTGGATATTCCTGGGGCTATGGATTTGCTCCTCAGTTTGCCACTAGTCATCGGGACCATCCCTCTGCATCCGTTTGGTAGCAGAACCTCAAGCGTGAGCAGTCAGTGTAGCATGAATATGAACTGGCTCGGTCTGTCCCTTCCTGAAAGACCTGAAG CACCACCCAGCTATGCGGAGGTCGTGACAGAGGAACAGAGACGGAATAATCTCGCACCAGTGAGTGCTTGTGATGATTTTGAGAGAGCTCTTCAAGGACCACTGTTTGCTTATATCCAGGAGTTTCggtttctgcctccacctctctatTCAGAG ATTGATCCAAATCCTGATCAGTCATCCGAGGACAGACCATCATGCCCCTCTCGCTGA
- the Arrdc3 gene encoding arrestin domain-containing protein 3 isoform X2, translating to MVVPKAAIYQTQAFYAKGKMKEVKQLVANLRGESLSSGKTETWNGKLLKIPPVSPSILDCSIIRVEYSLMVYVDIPGAMDLLLSLPLVIGTIPLHPFGSRTSSVSSQCSMNMNWLGLSLPERPEAPPSYAEVVTEEQRRNNLAPVSACDDFERALQGPLFAYIQEFRFLPPPLYSEIDPNPDQSSEDRPSCPSR from the exons ATGGTAGTGCCAAAGGCAGCCATTTACCAAACACAGGCCTTCTATGCCAAAGGGAAAATGAAGGAAGTAAAACAGCTTGTAGCGAACTTACGTGGGGAGTCCTTGTcatctgggaagacagagacGTGGAATGGCAAACTGCTCAAAATCCCCCCAGTTTCACCCTCCATCCTTGACTGTAGTATAATCCGCGTGGAGTATTCACTAATG GTATACGTGGATATTCCTGGGGCTATGGATTTGCTCCTCAGTTTGCCACTAGTCATCGGGACCATCCCTCTGCATCCGTTTGGTAGCAGAACCTCAAGCGTGAGCAGTCAGTGTAGCATGAATATGAACTGGCTCGGTCTGTCCCTTCCTGAAAGACCTGAAG CACCACCCAGCTATGCGGAGGTCGTGACAGAGGAACAGAGACGGAATAATCTCGCACCAGTGAGTGCTTGTGATGATTTTGAGAGAGCTCTTCAAGGACCACTGTTTGCTTATATCCAGGAGTTTCggtttctgcctccacctctctatTCAGAG ATTGATCCAAATCCTGATCAGTCATCCGAGGACAGACCATCATGCCCCTCTCGCTGA